Proteins encoded together in one Antennarius striatus isolate MH-2024 chromosome 13, ASM4005453v1, whole genome shotgun sequence window:
- the srrt gene encoding serrate RNA effector molecule homolog isoform X1, whose translation MGDSDDEYDRRRRDKFRRERSDYDRSRERDDRRRDDWNDREWDRGRERRSRGEYRDYDRGRRERFTPPRHDISPQQKRMRRDWDDHGGDPYRGGYDLGYGGGGGPSYGPPQHWGHPDLHLMQPHHGIPIQARLGNIHDMDLGPPPPIMKSFKEFLLSLEDSVDETEAVKRYNEYKLDFRRQQMQDFFLAHKDEEWFRSKYHPDEANRLKAEAQSALHNRLNVFMFLMDNGWFDNVSLDIEQTPAIIKVLDAAVIKMEGGTDHDLRILDLPSEQEEEREKSASVSGIEPPKREHSKILDGDRKASVEKDKNVKEDSNSTETPGATEGVDVKEKAENEATKEEMPEPKKPRRKRKHSGDSDDEGSGSESESDSDTDSNSNCSDKPVTKEEEDKEEEEDEVDEEEKPKENAKEEKKEEKKSKDDTPRPRPLHRTCSLFMRSIAPSISKAEIISLCRRYPGFLRVCLSDPHPERRFFRRCWVTFDRSINIKEVCWNLQNIRLRDCELAPGVNRDLARRVRNVNGITQHKHVLRNDIKLAAKLIHTLDDKGDLWTNKFQDDGQSAELTAQNPIMKNITDYLIEEVSAEEEELLGSGMDTEESTKEGNPAEMTVERDDKLAKVLDRLIVYLRIVHSIDYYNTCEYPSEDEMPNRCGMIHVRGPIPPNRITQGEVQQWQKMMEEKLSPLFSVKETLSEEEATKMGRKDPGEEVEKFVSANTQELGKDKWLCPLSGKKFKGPEFVRKHILNKHGDKIEEVKKEVAFFNNFLMDAKRPSLPEIKLPPLPSQGGQGLLSPSMPFPPQGPQGPMGFAQPRPPLMGYGGPPYPPNQYGGGRGNYDNFRGQGGYPGKPRNIRMSRGDPRNIIEYRDLDAPDDIDFF comes from the exons ATgggtgacagtgatgatgaataCGATCGCAGGAGGAGAGACAAATTCAGGAGAGAGCGAAGTGATTATGACCGgtcaagagagagagatgacagGCGCAGAGACGACTGGAACGACAG GGAGTGGGACCGTGGCAGGGAACGGCGTAGCCGTGGCGAGTACAGGGATTACGACAGAGGTCGTAGAGAGAGATTCACCCCGCCAAGACATGACATAAGTCCACAGCAGAAACGGATGAGACGAGACTG GGATGACCATGGTGGTGACCCTTACCGTGGAGGATACGACTTGGGTTACGGTGGTGGAGGGGGGCCCAGCTATGGTCCTCCACAACATTGGGGTCATCCTGATTTGCATCTCATGCAACCTCATCATGGGATCCCCATTCAGGCAAG GCTTGGCAACATTCATGACATGGATTTGGGTCCGCCCCCTCCCATCATGAAGAGCTTTAAGGAGTTCCTTTTGTCCCTGGAGGATTCTGTGGATGAGACAGAGGCAGTCAAACGTTACAATGAGTACAAGCTTGACTTCCGCCGACAGCAGATGCAAGACTTCTTTTTGGCTCATAAGGATGAAGAGTG GTTCAGATCCAAGTATCATCCAGATGAGGCCAACCGACTCAAGGCAGAGGCCCAGAGCGCCTTGCATAACCGTCTGAATGTCTTCATGTTCCTGATGGACAATGGCTGGTTTGATAATGTTTCCCTGGATATTGAACAGACCCCAGCCATCATCAAGGTTCTTGATGCAG CTGTGAtaaagatggagggagggacaGATCACGATCTTCGCATTTTGGACCTGCCGTCCgagcaggaggaagaaagggagaAGTCGGCATCGGTTTCAGGCATTGAACCTCCTAAAAGAGAGCACAGCAAAATTCTGGATGGCGATCGCAAGGCCTCGgtagagaaagacaaaaatgtgaAG GAGGACAGCAACAGTACCGAAACACCTGGTGCGACCGAAGGGGTGGATGTTAAAGAGAAGGCAGAGAATGAAGCCACAAAAGAAGAAATGCCTGAACCCAAGAAA ccaaggagaaagagaaagcacagcggtgacagtgatgatgagggCAGTGGCTCAGAGAGCGAATCAGACTCCGACACTGACTCAAATTCCAACTGCTCTGATAAACCTGTAAccaaggaagaggaggacaaggaggaggaggaagatgaggttGATG aagaggagaaaccaAAGGAGAACGctaaggaggagaagaaagaggagaagaagtcCAAAGATGACACCCCCAGACCACGGCCCCTCCACAGGACCTGTTCTCTCTTCATGAGGAGCATTGCTCCTTCTATTTCCAAGGCTGAGATTATTTCT CTTTGCCGGCGATACCCTGGGTTTTTACGCGTTTGCTTGTCTGACCCCCATCCTGAGCGGAG GTTTTTCAGACGTTGCTGGGTAACATTTGACCGCAGTATCAACATTAAAGAAGTTTGCTGGAATCTTCAAAATATTCGT CTCAGAGACTGTGAATTGGCTCCGGGGGTGAATCGAGACTTGGCCCGGAGGGTGCGTAACGTTAACGGCATCACTCAGCACAAGCATGTGCTCCGCAACGACATCAAGCTGGCTGCAAAGCTCATCCACACGCTGGACGACAAAGGAGACCTTTGGACCAACAAGTTCCAGGATGACGGACAGAGCGCAGAG TTGACAGCTCAGAACCCCATCATGAAGAATATCACAGATTATCTGATTGAGGAGGTGAGcgctgaggaggaggaactcCTGGGTTCAGGGATGGATACTGAGGAAAGTACCAAGGAGGGGAACCCTGCAGAGATGACCGTGGAGAGGGATGACAAGCTAGCCAAG GTTTTAGATCGTTTGATCGTGTATCTGCGCATTGTGCATTCGATCGATTACTACAACACATGTGAATACCCCAGCGAGGATGAAATGCCCAACCGCTGTGGGATGATCCATGTGCGTGGGCCCATTCCACCCAACCGCATCACACAAGGCGAAG TGCAACAATGGCAGAAAATGATGGAGGAAAAACTGAGTCCTTTATTTAGTGTTAAAGAAACTTTATCTGAGGAAGAGGCAACAAAAATGGGCCGCAAGGATCCTGGGGAGGAGGTTGAGAAGTTTGTGTCTGCCAACACTCAAGAGTTGGGAAAGGACAAATGGCTCTGTCCTCTAAGTGGCAAGAAATTTAAG GGACCAGAGTTTGTACGGAAGCACATCCTTAACAAACACGGAGACAAAATTGAAGAAGTGAAAAAAGAAGTGGCGTTCTTTAACAATTTCCTGATGGATGCTAAGAGACCGTCACTGCCTGAGATTAAACTGCCTCCCCTCCCAAGCCAGGGAGGTCAAG GTCTGCTTTCTCCCAGCATGCCGTTTCCTCCTCAAGGTCCTCAGGGTCCAATGGGCTTCGCTCAGCCTCGTCCACCGCTGATGGGCTATG GTGGACCCCCTTACCCCCCAAATCAATACGGAGGAGGCAGAGGCAACTATGACAACTTCCGTGGACAAGGTGGCTATCCAGGGAAGCCACGGAACATCCG AATGTCACGAGGTGACCCACGTAACATCATTGAGTATCGTGACCTGGATGCACCAGATGACATCGACTTCTTTTAA
- the srrt gene encoding serrate RNA effector molecule homolog isoform X2 — protein sequence MGDSDDEYDRRRRDKFRRERSDYDRSRERDDRRRDDWNDREWDRGRERRSRGEYRDYDRGRRERFTPPRHDISPQQKRMRRDWDDHGGDPYRGGYDLGYGGGGGPSYGPPQHWGHPDLHLMQPHHGIPIQARLGNIHDMDLGPPPPIMKSFKEFLLSLEDSVDETEAVKRYNEYKLDFRRQQMQDFFLAHKDEEWFRSKYHPDEANRLKAEAQSALHNRLNVFMFLMDNGWFDNVSLDIEQTPAIIKVLDAAVIKMEGGTDHDLRILDLPSEQEEEREKSASVSGIEPPKREHSKILDGDRKASVEKDKNVKEDSNSTETPGATEGVDVKEKAENEATKEEMPEPKKPRRKRKHSGDSDDEGSGSESESDSDTDSNSNCSDKPVTKEEEDKEEEEDEVDEEKPKENAKEEKKEEKKSKDDTPRPRPLHRTCSLFMRSIAPSISKAEIISLCRRYPGFLRVCLSDPHPERRFFRRCWVTFDRSINIKEVCWNLQNIRLRDCELAPGVNRDLARRVRNVNGITQHKHVLRNDIKLAAKLIHTLDDKGDLWTNKFQDDGQSAELTAQNPIMKNITDYLIEEVSAEEEELLGSGMDTEESTKEGNPAEMTVERDDKLAKVLDRLIVYLRIVHSIDYYNTCEYPSEDEMPNRCGMIHVRGPIPPNRITQGEVQQWQKMMEEKLSPLFSVKETLSEEEATKMGRKDPGEEVEKFVSANTQELGKDKWLCPLSGKKFKGPEFVRKHILNKHGDKIEEVKKEVAFFNNFLMDAKRPSLPEIKLPPLPSQGGQGLLSPSMPFPPQGPQGPMGFAQPRPPLMGYGGPPYPPNQYGGGRGNYDNFRGQGGYPGKPRNIRMSRGDPRNIIEYRDLDAPDDIDFF from the exons ATgggtgacagtgatgatgaataCGATCGCAGGAGGAGAGACAAATTCAGGAGAGAGCGAAGTGATTATGACCGgtcaagagagagagatgacagGCGCAGAGACGACTGGAACGACAG GGAGTGGGACCGTGGCAGGGAACGGCGTAGCCGTGGCGAGTACAGGGATTACGACAGAGGTCGTAGAGAGAGATTCACCCCGCCAAGACATGACATAAGTCCACAGCAGAAACGGATGAGACGAGACTG GGATGACCATGGTGGTGACCCTTACCGTGGAGGATACGACTTGGGTTACGGTGGTGGAGGGGGGCCCAGCTATGGTCCTCCACAACATTGGGGTCATCCTGATTTGCATCTCATGCAACCTCATCATGGGATCCCCATTCAGGCAAG GCTTGGCAACATTCATGACATGGATTTGGGTCCGCCCCCTCCCATCATGAAGAGCTTTAAGGAGTTCCTTTTGTCCCTGGAGGATTCTGTGGATGAGACAGAGGCAGTCAAACGTTACAATGAGTACAAGCTTGACTTCCGCCGACAGCAGATGCAAGACTTCTTTTTGGCTCATAAGGATGAAGAGTG GTTCAGATCCAAGTATCATCCAGATGAGGCCAACCGACTCAAGGCAGAGGCCCAGAGCGCCTTGCATAACCGTCTGAATGTCTTCATGTTCCTGATGGACAATGGCTGGTTTGATAATGTTTCCCTGGATATTGAACAGACCCCAGCCATCATCAAGGTTCTTGATGCAG CTGTGAtaaagatggagggagggacaGATCACGATCTTCGCATTTTGGACCTGCCGTCCgagcaggaggaagaaagggagaAGTCGGCATCGGTTTCAGGCATTGAACCTCCTAAAAGAGAGCACAGCAAAATTCTGGATGGCGATCGCAAGGCCTCGgtagagaaagacaaaaatgtgaAG GAGGACAGCAACAGTACCGAAACACCTGGTGCGACCGAAGGGGTGGATGTTAAAGAGAAGGCAGAGAATGAAGCCACAAAAGAAGAAATGCCTGAACCCAAGAAA ccaaggagaaagagaaagcacagcggtgacagtgatgatgagggCAGTGGCTCAGAGAGCGAATCAGACTCCGACACTGACTCAAATTCCAACTGCTCTGATAAACCTGTAAccaaggaagaggaggacaaggaggaggaggaagatgaggttGATG aggagaaaccaAAGGAGAACGctaaggaggagaagaaagaggagaagaagtcCAAAGATGACACCCCCAGACCACGGCCCCTCCACAGGACCTGTTCTCTCTTCATGAGGAGCATTGCTCCTTCTATTTCCAAGGCTGAGATTATTTCT CTTTGCCGGCGATACCCTGGGTTTTTACGCGTTTGCTTGTCTGACCCCCATCCTGAGCGGAG GTTTTTCAGACGTTGCTGGGTAACATTTGACCGCAGTATCAACATTAAAGAAGTTTGCTGGAATCTTCAAAATATTCGT CTCAGAGACTGTGAATTGGCTCCGGGGGTGAATCGAGACTTGGCCCGGAGGGTGCGTAACGTTAACGGCATCACTCAGCACAAGCATGTGCTCCGCAACGACATCAAGCTGGCTGCAAAGCTCATCCACACGCTGGACGACAAAGGAGACCTTTGGACCAACAAGTTCCAGGATGACGGACAGAGCGCAGAG TTGACAGCTCAGAACCCCATCATGAAGAATATCACAGATTATCTGATTGAGGAGGTGAGcgctgaggaggaggaactcCTGGGTTCAGGGATGGATACTGAGGAAAGTACCAAGGAGGGGAACCCTGCAGAGATGACCGTGGAGAGGGATGACAAGCTAGCCAAG GTTTTAGATCGTTTGATCGTGTATCTGCGCATTGTGCATTCGATCGATTACTACAACACATGTGAATACCCCAGCGAGGATGAAATGCCCAACCGCTGTGGGATGATCCATGTGCGTGGGCCCATTCCACCCAACCGCATCACACAAGGCGAAG TGCAACAATGGCAGAAAATGATGGAGGAAAAACTGAGTCCTTTATTTAGTGTTAAAGAAACTTTATCTGAGGAAGAGGCAACAAAAATGGGCCGCAAGGATCCTGGGGAGGAGGTTGAGAAGTTTGTGTCTGCCAACACTCAAGAGTTGGGAAAGGACAAATGGCTCTGTCCTCTAAGTGGCAAGAAATTTAAG GGACCAGAGTTTGTACGGAAGCACATCCTTAACAAACACGGAGACAAAATTGAAGAAGTGAAAAAAGAAGTGGCGTTCTTTAACAATTTCCTGATGGATGCTAAGAGACCGTCACTGCCTGAGATTAAACTGCCTCCCCTCCCAAGCCAGGGAGGTCAAG GTCTGCTTTCTCCCAGCATGCCGTTTCCTCCTCAAGGTCCTCAGGGTCCAATGGGCTTCGCTCAGCCTCGTCCACCGCTGATGGGCTATG GTGGACCCCCTTACCCCCCAAATCAATACGGAGGAGGCAGAGGCAACTATGACAACTTCCGTGGACAAGGTGGCTATCCAGGGAAGCCACGGAACATCCG AATGTCACGAGGTGACCCACGTAACATCATTGAGTATCGTGACCTGGATGCACCAGATGACATCGACTTCTTTTAA